From the Brevibacillus choshinensis genome, one window contains:
- a CDS encoding sensor histidine kinase, whose translation MKSIWMRLALALMAVSASGILISTILSIKEMNYHFSLYVSDVNQQHQQDLLDILQSEYQRGQGWNDRTQLKLESASRVLGLQIALFDNERKLIRTFGKTVSSAFTSKEDMIPIREQGITVGYIDIQYDNSNAMSLEEHFQIAHTNAMQWTMIALLLLVCIASIFIAKRIAKPIVNISDAAQTVSKGDLSVRVALPQGKDELSGLVQSFNNLVENLQRQEELRKRLTSDIAHELRTPLNTLLAQTEGMLDGIWEASPEHLEATRSEVLRLIRIVNDLDQVIQAEAGALNISQEVINLSQVVENIVGSMTAAFQLQGIHITSQLKTAGWITGDKQRIAQVVSNLITNSLKHSKKGGKVIVSVEKKGEIIEVKVIDSGTGISSDDLPFVFERFYRGDRSRNREKGGTGLGLTIVKGIVEAHQGNITIESEVGKGTTVTLRFPVTESSSQN comes from the coding sequence ATGAAGAGCATATGGATGAGACTGGCGCTTGCCTTAATGGCTGTTAGCGCCAGTGGCATTCTTATATCTACGATTCTCTCCATCAAAGAGATGAATTATCATTTTTCACTTTATGTGAGTGATGTAAATCAACAGCACCAGCAAGATCTCCTCGACATCCTTCAGAGTGAGTATCAACGGGGACAAGGATGGAACGATCGAACTCAGTTGAAACTGGAATCAGCTTCACGAGTACTCGGATTGCAAATTGCTCTGTTTGATAATGAGAGAAAACTCATACGAACGTTTGGGAAAACGGTTAGTTCAGCTTTTACGAGTAAAGAAGACATGATCCCTATAAGGGAACAGGGAATTACGGTAGGGTACATCGACATCCAGTATGACAACTCTAATGCAATGTCCTTGGAGGAACACTTTCAGATTGCTCATACAAATGCAATGCAGTGGACGATGATTGCATTGCTTCTACTGGTATGTATCGCTAGCATATTCATCGCTAAACGTATAGCCAAGCCAATCGTTAATATTAGTGACGCTGCCCAAACTGTTTCAAAAGGGGATCTGTCTGTACGGGTAGCCCTTCCTCAAGGTAAAGACGAGCTGTCCGGTTTGGTCCAATCGTTTAATAATCTAGTTGAAAACCTCCAAAGACAAGAGGAACTGAGGAAACGACTCACTTCTGATATCGCCCACGAGTTGCGAACGCCATTAAATACATTACTTGCACAAACGGAAGGCATGCTGGATGGGATTTGGGAAGCGTCCCCAGAGCATCTAGAGGCTACTCGTTCCGAAGTGCTGCGACTCATCAGGATCGTAAACGATTTGGACCAAGTGATTCAAGCGGAAGCCGGGGCATTGAATATCTCTCAAGAAGTAATAAATCTGAGCCAGGTTGTTGAAAACATTGTGGGTTCAATGACAGCAGCATTTCAGCTTCAGGGGATACATATAACGAGTCAACTGAAAACTGCGGGGTGGATTACAGGCGATAAACAAAGAATAGCTCAAGTAGTTTCAAATTTGATTACAAATTCTTTGAAGCATAGCAAAAAAGGTGGTAAGGTCATTGTTTCTGTTGAAAAAAAAGGGGAAATCATTGAGGTTAAGGTAATAGATAGTGGAACCGGTATATCATCGGATGATTTGCCATTTGTATTTGAACGATTTTATCGAGGAGATCGTTCTCGTAACAGGGAAAAAGGCGGAACGGGTCTCGGTTTGACCATTGTGAAGGGAATTGTTGAGGCACATCAAGGTAATATAACTATCGAAAGTGAAGTAGGTAAGGGAACAACGGTAACATTAAGGTTCCCTGTGACTGAGAGTAGCTCACAAAATTAA
- a CDS encoding M20/M25/M40 family metallo-hydrolase, translating to MNKVQVVSYVQESLPEAIEKLKKYLSFPTVSAQHKAIPETVDYVAHMIHEVGGETQVLDDLGGNPVIYACFAAGTEGDASKTLLYYNHYDVQPPEPFNEWNTEPFDPTVIDGKLYARGAADNKGDLVARLTAIQILQQKKGGLPCNIKFLIEGEEEIGSPNLEPYLRKYKELFAADACIWEFGGKDEAEHISMVAGIKGMAYLELTCVGADIDMHSSVGAYVDNAAWRLVQALASMKNQQNEILVEGFFDGIEEPTEDEKKVVSELPFSEEATAQLYGLKRPLITEAKGVDPREAMVFHPTMTICGLDSGYTGEGAKTVLPKNAKAKVDCRLVPGQDPQHILKCIENHLAKHGFTDISVTMINGQKAYRSDFHHPFVAHVLDSARDIYDKEPVLAPNAAGTGPMFIFGEELKLPVVSTGVGWVGCKVHAPNESIRLKDFEDGIAHMVVMLSGFANALSAQEKEIEA from the coding sequence ATGAACAAAGTACAAGTCGTAAGCTATGTGCAGGAAAGTCTGCCGGAAGCAATCGAAAAGCTGAAGAAATATTTGAGTTTTCCTACAGTGTCCGCACAACATAAGGCGATTCCGGAAACGGTTGATTATGTAGCGCATATGATTCATGAGGTTGGCGGTGAGACACAAGTACTCGATGACCTTGGCGGAAATCCTGTCATTTATGCGTGTTTTGCAGCAGGCACTGAAGGGGACGCTAGTAAGACCTTGCTCTATTACAACCATTACGATGTCCAGCCGCCGGAGCCTTTCAACGAGTGGAATACAGAGCCGTTCGATCCAACCGTGATCGATGGAAAGCTCTATGCCCGCGGTGCTGCAGACAATAAAGGGGACCTCGTCGCCCGTTTGACTGCGATTCAGATTCTCCAACAGAAAAAGGGCGGGCTGCCTTGCAACATTAAATTCCTAATTGAAGGGGAAGAAGAAATCGGAAGCCCGAACTTGGAGCCTTACCTTCGAAAATACAAAGAGCTGTTCGCAGCGGATGCATGCATTTGGGAATTCGGCGGCAAGGATGAGGCAGAGCATATCAGCATGGTTGCCGGAATTAAAGGAATGGCCTATCTGGAGCTTACTTGCGTTGGCGCAGACATCGATATGCACTCTTCGGTAGGAGCGTATGTAGATAACGCTGCATGGCGCTTGGTTCAGGCCCTGGCATCCATGAAAAATCAACAAAATGAGATTTTGGTAGAAGGCTTCTTTGACGGAATTGAGGAACCGACAGAGGATGAAAAGAAAGTCGTTTCCGAATTGCCCTTCAGCGAAGAGGCAACTGCCCAGTTGTACGGTTTGAAGCGTCCTTTGATTACAGAGGCAAAAGGTGTAGATCCACGGGAAGCGATGGTGTTCCACCCGACCATGACGATATGCGGGTTGGACAGCGGCTATACGGGAGAAGGCGCCAAGACAGTCTTGCCGAAGAATGCAAAAGCCAAGGTGGATTGCCGTTTGGTACCAGGTCAAGATCCGCAGCACATCTTGAAGTGCATCGAGAATCATTTGGCCAAGCATGGCTTTACAGATATTTCGGTTACCATGATTAACGGTCAAAAAGCGTATCGCTCCGATTTCCATCATCCTTTTGTCGCTCATGTGCTAGATTCAGCTCGCGATATCTATGATAAGGAACCGGTTCTCGCTCCAAACGCGGCAGGAACTGGACCGATGTTCATCTTCGGGGAAGAGCTCAAACTGCCTGTAGTCAGCACAGGTGTGGGCTGGGTAGGTTGCAAAGTGCACGCTCCGAATGAATCCATTCGTCTGAAGGATTTTGAAGATGGCATCGCTCACATGGTGGTCATGCTCTCCGGTTTTGCCAACGCGCTGTCGGCGCAGGAAAAAGAAATTGAAGCGTAG
- a CDS encoding tyrosine-type recombinase/integrase, which yields MNRITDRICKGLGWSGEEKVTPHGFRTSIAAILDERRNISLDAIKYLLGHRNQENIHYYLRRDQRKINQLRQELTKIEEELDSSLHNDIMVKNNNVMNSLEEGSSIAKEVMFSSITEDVLIKLLESYPKLA from the coding sequence TTGAACAGAATTACCGACAGAATATGCAAAGGACTTGGCTGGAGCGGGGAAGAGAAGGTGACTCCTCATGGATTTCGGACCAGCATCGCAGCAATTTTAGACGAACGGAGGAATATCAGTCTAGATGCAATTAAATACCTTTTAGGTCACAGGAATCAAGAAAACATTCATTATTACTTACGGAGAGATCAGAGGAAGATTAATCAGTTACGACAAGAATTAACGAAGATTGAGGAAGAACTGGACAGTAGCTTACATAACGATATTATGGTTAAAAACAATAATGTAATGAATTCGCTAGAAGAAGGGAGTAGCATAGCGAAGGAAGTAATGTTTTCGTCAATAACGGAAGATGTATTGATAAAACTGTTAGAATCCTATCCCAAACTAGCATAA
- a CDS encoding prolipoprotein diacylglyceryl transferase family protein produces the protein MFGLLLVLKNKRVPKGILFITYQCSYAFRRFTLEFLRGDTPRYLFNWSTAQSDQY, from the coding sequence ATTTTTGGTTTATTATTAGTATTGAAGAACAAGCGCGTGCCTAAGGGTATACTCTTTATTACTTACCAATGCTCATATGCATTTAGGAGATTTACCTTAGAATTTTTACGCGGTGATACACCTCGATATCTATTCAATTGGTCTACAGCTCAATCGGACCAGTATTGA
- a CDS encoding S9 family peptidase: MTNTRRGMTAEDLYQIRYVSDPQISPDGKTVVYIETMIDDDRKYRNHLFLRRFEDEQASALTDGSVRDTYPRWSPDGSQISFVSNRSGKAQIWLIDAKGGEARQLTHCKTGVSNPTWAPDGKHIVFSSQLDAGDTFADQEGEETTGNKETPKAITVERMKYKSDDNGFIYEKNRHLAVVHVETGEITQITEGAYNHTIGSWSPDGKWLAITASRTENPDFQHSIDVYLIPFAGGEWKKLTNSRGIFFYPTWSADGKKLAFIGSESDTHLNATQKRVWVYDLERGEKSCITSDWDAQVADSTIGDVRSPGHPNPGPIWSEDGNAMYVIASERGNSGIYRVSLSGHVTSVVGGDRNIYGFSLHEKEQTLVAVISDPFIPGDMYQVHLTSGEESRLTAVNHELFSGLELSIPEEIEFEAQDGWKVHGWMLKPVGYQPGKKYPMVLQIHGGPHSMYGNTFFHEFHILANQGYAVLYTNPRGSFGYGERFVQACCGDYGGKDYGDLMSAVEYACRHFDFVDENRLGVAGGSYGGFMTNWIVGQTNKFKAAVTDRSICNWVSFYGVSDIGYYFSAEEIQANPFTNPEKMWQHSPIRLVANIETPLLIMHGEQDHRCPIEQAEQLYITLKHQEKGPVSFVRFPGASHELSRSGDPEQRVLRLQYTADWFAAYMDSQVKVASE, translated from the coding sequence ATGACCAATACAAGACGGGGTATGACGGCAGAAGATTTGTATCAAATTCGGTATGTGAGCGATCCACAGATTTCACCGGACGGAAAAACGGTGGTTTACATAGAAACGATGATTGATGATGACCGTAAGTATCGCAATCACCTCTTCTTGCGTCGTTTCGAAGATGAGCAGGCAAGCGCACTGACAGACGGCTCTGTTCGTGACACATACCCACGTTGGTCCCCGGATGGTTCGCAGATCTCTTTCGTTTCCAATCGTTCGGGCAAAGCGCAAATTTGGCTGATCGATGCCAAGGGAGGAGAGGCACGTCAGCTCACTCATTGCAAAACAGGTGTGAGTAATCCCACCTGGGCCCCAGATGGAAAACACATCGTTTTTTCTTCCCAGTTGGATGCTGGTGATACGTTTGCAGATCAAGAGGGCGAAGAGACGACTGGAAATAAAGAAACCCCAAAAGCGATTACAGTTGAGCGCATGAAGTACAAATCCGACGACAACGGCTTTATTTACGAGAAAAACAGACATCTTGCTGTTGTTCATGTGGAGACAGGGGAAATCACCCAGATAACAGAAGGAGCCTACAATCATACGATTGGCTCTTGGTCCCCAGATGGAAAATGGCTGGCGATTACGGCGAGCCGTACAGAGAATCCCGACTTTCAGCACAGTATTGATGTGTACCTCATTCCGTTTGCAGGTGGAGAATGGAAGAAGCTGACGAACAGCAGAGGAATCTTTTTCTATCCCACCTGGTCAGCTGACGGCAAAAAACTCGCCTTTATCGGAAGTGAATCAGATACGCACTTGAACGCGACGCAAAAGAGAGTTTGGGTGTACGATTTGGAACGTGGTGAAAAGTCTTGCATTACGTCTGATTGGGACGCTCAAGTAGCCGATTCTACCATTGGCGACGTACGCTCCCCCGGACACCCGAATCCTGGTCCTATCTGGAGCGAGGATGGAAATGCGATGTACGTGATCGCAAGCGAAAGAGGAAATTCCGGGATCTATCGCGTGTCCTTGAGTGGTCATGTGACCAGCGTAGTGGGCGGCGATCGCAATATTTACGGCTTTTCCCTCCACGAAAAAGAGCAAACGTTGGTGGCAGTGATCAGCGATCCATTTATCCCTGGAGACATGTATCAGGTGCACCTTACCAGTGGGGAAGAATCACGCTTGACTGCGGTCAATCACGAGCTGTTTTCGGGTTTGGAGCTGTCCATCCCCGAAGAAATTGAATTCGAAGCGCAAGATGGCTGGAAAGTGCATGGCTGGATGCTCAAGCCGGTTGGCTATCAGCCCGGTAAAAAGTATCCGATGGTTCTGCAAATTCACGGTGGCCCACACTCTATGTACGGAAATACGTTTTTCCATGAGTTCCATATACTAGCAAATCAAGGCTATGCCGTCCTCTATACCAACCCACGGGGAAGCTTCGGTTATGGTGAACGTTTTGTTCAGGCGTGCTGCGGGGATTACGGTGGCAAAGATTACGGCGATCTGATGAGTGCAGTTGAATACGCGTGCCGTCATTTTGATTTCGTGGACGAAAATCGTCTGGGAGTTGCCGGCGGCAGCTACGGCGGCTTCATGACGAACTGGATCGTTGGACAGACCAACAAATTCAAAGCGGCGGTGACAGATCGTAGTATATGCAACTGGGTGAGCTTTTACGGAGTAAGCGATATCGGCTACTACTTCAGTGCAGAGGAGATTCAGGCGAATCCCTTCACCAATCCGGAAAAAATGTGGCAGCACTCCCCAATTCGTCTCGTAGCCAATATCGAGACGCCTCTTTTGATCATGCACGGCGAACAGGATCATCGTTGCCCGATCGAACAGGCAGAGCAGCTCTATATTACCTTAAAGCATCAAGAAAAAGGCCCAGTGTCGTTCGTTCGCTTCCCGGGCGCCAGCCATGAACTGTCCCGCAGCGGAGATCCTGAGCAGCGTGTATTGAGATTGCAGTACACAGCGGATTGGTTTGCAGCGTACATGGACTCGCAGGTGAAAGTGGCATCTGAATAA
- a CDS encoding response regulator transcription factor, giving the protein MSTILIVDDEPQILEILSSYLRKEGYHVITAEDGRQALECAATYPISLIILDLMLPDMTGENVCREIRKASRVPILMLTAKSGEADRITGLEIGADDYIVKPFSPRELVARVRAILRRIGEYQVLSDLIGMGDLMISLREKNVTKKGQAVEMTPNEFRLLTTLVRHPGRTWSRDELVEEVLGMDFIGSDRTIDTHIKNLRQKLEDDPKEPKYIKTVYGLGYRFDNPAKNGG; this is encoded by the coding sequence GTGTCCACCATTCTTATTGTTGATGATGAGCCGCAAATCCTTGAAATTCTGTCTTCTTATTTGAGAAAGGAAGGGTACCACGTTATCACGGCAGAAGACGGTAGGCAAGCACTGGAATGTGCGGCCACCTATCCAATTAGTCTTATCATCCTCGATCTAATGTTGCCAGACATGACCGGTGAAAATGTATGCAGGGAAATTCGTAAAGCTTCAAGAGTGCCGATCTTGATGTTGACGGCCAAAAGTGGGGAGGCCGACAGAATCACCGGGTTAGAGATTGGGGCAGATGATTATATTGTAAAACCGTTTAGTCCTCGTGAGTTAGTAGCGAGGGTTAGGGCCATATTGAGGAGAATAGGGGAGTATCAGGTATTGAGCGACCTTATCGGAATGGGTGACTTGATGATATCATTACGTGAGAAAAACGTTACAAAGAAGGGGCAAGCTGTAGAAATGACACCCAATGAGTTTCGCTTGCTTACCACCTTGGTACGTCACCCTGGCCGAACATGGTCTCGTGATGAATTGGTGGAGGAAGTACTTGGAATGGACTTCATTGGAAGTGACCGAACGATTGACACGCACATTAAAAACTTGCGTCAAAAACTTGAAGACGATCCAAAAGAACCAAAGTACATTAAAACAGTGTACGGATTGGGTTACCGCTTTGACAATCCCGCCAAGAATGGGGGATAA